One Archangium violaceum genomic window, CCCACCCAGGCATTGACCGGGGGAGCAGGATAAACATGGTCACCGGCGACTCGCAGGGTCCGAGCGACAGCGGCTCGGATCCTCTCATCGGGCGGACGCTCAACGGCCGCTTCAGCATCCTCGAGCCGATCGGCGTCGGAGGAATGGGTCGGGTCTACCGGGCCCAGCAGACCCCCCTGGATCGGGTGGTGGCACTCAAGGTGCTCAACCCCAACTTCCCCACCAGCAAGGATCCGGGCTTCCAGAAGCGATTCCTGCGCGAGGCCTCGCTCTCCTCCAAGCTCCGCCACCCCAACACCGTCACGGTGATCGACTACGGGCAGACGGACGACGGCATCTATTACATCGCCATGGAGTACCTGGAGGGGCGCACCCTCGGCCAGGTCGTGGCGGAGTCGGGGCCGCTGCCCTGGGCGCGCGCGCTCAACATCGCCCAGCAGATCTGCCGCTCGCTGCGCGAGGCCCACAACCAGGGCATCGTCCACCGGGATCTGAAGCCGGCCAACATCATGCTGCTCAACGAGGCCGATCAGGACCTCGTGAAGGTGCTGGACTTCGGACTGGTGAAGTCCATCTCCGCCGCGGAGGGTACCCCCAACCCGGAGATCACCCAGAGCGGCACGTTCCTGGGCTCGCCGGCGTACATGGCCCCGGAGCAGGCACGTAACGAGGCGGACCTGCGCAGCGACGTGTACTCGCTGGGCGTGGTGCTCTACCAGATGCTGGTGGGGCGGCCTCCGTTCGTGTCGAAGGATCACATCGAGCTCATCTTCGCCCACCACAAGGAGCTGCCGCCCGCGTTCAGCTCGGTGCGGCCGGACATCTCCATTCCTCCGGAGATCGAGTCGCTGGTGCGCAAGAGCCTGGAGAAGGATCCGGCGCGCCGCCACCAGACGATGGACGAGCTGCTGGACGCGATGCGCGAGGCCAGCATGGCGGCGGGTGGCCACAGCGGCATCTTCAAGCGTCCGGGTGGGCAGAACACCACGGGGCCGCACAAGACGCCGCTCTTCGCCGGCATCACGGGGGACGCCCAGGGGGAGAACAACACGCTCGCGGTGGACATCAGCGTGGTGGTGCCCCCCGACATGAAGGACGCGCGCCGGCGCACGCTGCTGCTGGGCGGCCTGGTGGGTGGAACCATCGCCGTGGCCCTCACCGGCGGCCTGCTGCTGTCCTCGGGGGTCTTCTCCTCCGCGGCACCCAAGACGGAGACGGTGGCTCCGGTCGCCCAGGTGGCGCCCGCCGAGAAGCCCGCGGTGGATCAGGTGGTGCGCTTCCGGCTGATGAGCCAGCCCACGGGCGCGCGCGTCATCTACAAGGGCGAGGAGCGCGGCACGACACCGCTGCTGCTGGAGATTCCCAAGGAGAAGGGCCAGGACACCGTCACGGCCGAGTTCACCTTCGCGCTCGACGGCTATCAACTGGAGACGGTCATCACGGGCGGCTCGGGTGAGGTGGTGTTCGCCCAGAAGATGCAGCGTGCGCGGGGCGGCTCCTCCAGCCGGAGCGCGGCGAGCCGGGTGGAGCGTGCCTCGGGCTCCGCGGGCGGGTCCTCCACGATCTCGGCCATGGGCTCCATCTCGGCGCCAGTGATGCTGGAGCCCGAGAAACCGGCGGCCCCCACTTCGGCGGCGCGGGCCGTGCCAGCCGGCAATCTGGCGGTGCCGGTGCTGGCGCTCGCCAAGAACGCGGAGCCCACCGGAGACGGCCCCATCCCCTTCCAGGAGGGCATGTCGCGGCCGGTGGAGCTCCAGGGCAAGGACATCGTCTACACGCGCGAGGCGCTCGCGGCCCGCGTGGAGGGGACGATGATCGTGAAGTGCGTCATCACCAAGAAGGGCGGCGTGGAGAACTGCCGCGTCATCAAGGGCCTGCCGCACATGAACGAGGCGGTGGTGCAGGCGCTGCAGTCGCGCACCTACAAGCCCATCACCCTGCGGGGCAAGCCGGTGGCGGTGGACTACACCTTCAGCATCCGGCTGGTGGCGCCGCGTCGTCGATGAGGACGCCGGGCACGCCCCAGTCCACCACGGACCAGCCACGGCGGAGCGCCTCGCGCCGCAGGCGGCGATCCGGGTGGACGGCCACGGGGCGGCCCACCACCTCCATCACCGGCAGGTCCGAGTACGAGTCCGTGTAGAAGGTGCACTCGGACAGCAGGACGCCGGCCTGCGCGGCGTAGGAGCGCGCGTAGAAGAGCTTGCCCTCACCGAAGCACACCTCACCCAGGGGCCGGCCGGTGTGCAGCCCCGAGGCATCCACCTCGAAGCGGTTGCAGAGCACCGCGTCCAGGCCCAGGTCACGGGCGACCAGCTCGGACATGTAGCCAGAGGACGAGGTGAGCAGGACGAGCCTGTCCCCCGCCGAGCGGTGCTCATCCAGCGTGCGCAGCGCCCCGGGGCGGAACTGCGAGCGGACCACCTCCTCGTAGAACTGGACGGTGCGCTCCCGCACGTGCTGCTCGCCCATGCCCTCGAGGTGGGTGATGGCGCGCCGCAACGCGTCCTGCATGGCGACGAAGCCCAGGTGGTAGCGGGCGAGCCACACGCTGGCTCGCAGGGCCTGCATCCGGGTGATGTGGCCCCTGGCCAGCTCGCGGCGGACCCACAGGGAGCCCGAGTTCACCGCGAGCAACGTCTTGTCCAGATCGAAGAAGGCGATGGCCATGCGCCTTCTCTTCTTAATCACGGAAAGCGCGAGGAGCCGCTCCACGCCTGCCTGCCCGCTCACGTCGCCGGCCGAGCGCCAGCAATCCCCACAGCGCCGCTGCGGGGAAGAGGAACCCGGGAGCGGCGCCGCACCCCAGGCCCGGGCCCGTCGATACGGTCTGGAAGTGGCGGCCGAGGTTGGGAAGCTCGCCGCACTGGGTGGGGGGAAGGCCCCGGGGGTAGGCGTCGCAGAAACCCGCGGCGCTGCCCGCGTCGATGATGCGCTTGTGGGTCTCCCCCGTATTCGCGGTGGGCTCCATGGTGGAGCCGGACACCTCGGGCACGTGATCCAGCCCCACCACGTGTCCGAACTCGTGGGTCGCCGTGTTCTGGATGTCCGTGAAGACGCAGTTGGAGGTCTGCTCTCCCTCACATGGCGGCGAGTCGACGGTGGTGAAGGTGATGCCCTTCCCCTCACGGCTCGCGTTGAACTCGATGTCCGCGTCGAGGATGTAGCCGGTGCGGAAGATGAAGGTGGTGGTGGTCAACCCGATGGTGCCGACGCCGTGCTCCCAGCACGCGTACTTGTTGCCGCAGGTGTCGTCCTCGATGCACGGATCATCCGGCTCGACGACGTCGTTGCAGTCCACCTCGCGGAAGGTGAAGACGTTGTAATTGTCCTCGCTGTCCTTCACGTACCCCACCTGGGGATTCTGGATGTCCGGGCCGCGGGTGAAGGTGAAGTCGCTGCAGGTATGGGACACCGCGCGCCAGGAAGCCACCGCGGCCTCGATGGCGGCGATCTCCGAGTCTCCGGGCGTGCGGCTGTAGCCGGCCGCGTCCAGCCGGTACACGTACTCACGGACGGGCCAGACGAGGCAGAAGGGCCGCTCGGGCACCAGGGTGCGATGGTACGTCTGGGCCTCCGCCCGGGGAGTGAAGAGGGCGAGCACCGAGACGGCGAGCCACGGAAGAGAGCGCCTCACGAGCGGGCGCCTCCCCGACGGCGGCGCCACGCGAGCAGGGCCCAGCCAGCCATCGAGGGCAACCACGCCGCCCCCGCGCCGGAACTGGAGCAACCCATGGACTGCTTCCCGAGCACCGTCGTGTTCCCACTCGAGTCCAATGTCGGGGTGACGCAGCTCTGGCTGGGCTGGCCTTTCGGGTACACCTCGCACACGAACTGATGCGAGCCCTCATCGATGGTGCGCTTGGACGTCTCGCCCGAAGGAGCCCTCGGGAACATGACGGAGCGGGGGTCATCGGGGACGTGGTCCAGGCCGATGAGGTGGCCGATCTCGTGCGTCATGGTGTTCTGCAGGTCCGTGGACACGCAGGTGTTGTCCCTACCGGTGGCGGGCGGGATGCACTGCGGGGAGTCCACGGTGGTGAAGACGAAGCCGCTCGCGTTCAGCTGGATGTCCGAGTCGTAGATGATGCCGGACTTCTCGTCGTAGGTGGTGAGTGTGAGGGCGATGGTGCGAGCGTCGCTGTCCCAACAATCGTAGTCGTTACCGCAGGTGTCGTCGATCCAGCACGCGTCGGAGGCGGGCACCACGTCCGGGTCCGAGCAACGCGTGGAGCGGAAGAGGACGAGGTTGCGGTTGTTGTCGCCCCTCAACTCGTAGCCCACCTTGCGGTCGTCCACGAGGGGCCCTTCCGAGAAGCGGAGGTTGCCGCAGGACACGAAGAGCCGCTGCCAGCTCTGGAAGGAGGCGCGGATGGCCTCGAACTCGCGCTGCTTCTGGGCCTCCAGGGCGGTGTCGGGATTGCCCACGCTGCTGTTGTGCCAGGTGATGGTCGGCACCGTCCAGTAGAGGCACTGGGCGCTCGCATTACCCGCCGCCACGCGGCTGCGGACATAGGGCGTCGAGCCCTCCTGCCCCAGGGCGAGCGAAACCAACAACGAGGTGAGGATCACGGCCGCTTCTCCTGGGCACGAACGGGAGGCTGCTGCTGGAGCGCGGTCCGGATGGACGCCTTGAGCTCCGGCAGCGTCATGGCGCGGAGGGAGGAACGGGTGGGCTGCCGCGTTTCTGGATCCAACAGGAGCGAGTCTCCGGTGGGCTCCGGCACGGCCATGGCGCTCGTCCCGCCCTCCGTGCGCTGCACCTTGTACTTGCCCTGGGCCATGCCGGAGACGCGGAAGGCCTGGGGCCCGCGGCGCTCCAGGAAGAGCACCACCTCCTCCCCGGGGGAGAAGCTCGCCAGGCCGCTCACCCTCTGACCGATATCACCCACCCGCCCACCGGGCTGGGTGACGAGCACCGTGCTGCCCGCCTGCCCCTTGAGGGCCTCGGTGACCTGGATTTCCACATCCGTGACGATACGGCGTCCATCTCCGCTCCACCGGCTTTCCACACGGCGAACCGTGCCATGGATGATGGAATCGGCTGTCTGGGCGAGCTCCGGCAGGTCGGCCCGCAGCATCGACGTGGCGCTCGCGGGCAGGCAGAGCAGGAGAACAGCCGGAAGGAGCGCGCGCAGCGCATTGGGAAGATTCATGCAAGAGCCCTCGGTGCGCGGCAGTTTAATGCATTCGCCGGGCCGCGGGCAGTGGACTCGCGACCGCTCGTTGACCACCCAAGCTCGCTCCTGCTATCCGCGCCCATTCCCTATGGCACCTGCACCTCGCGTCCGTTTCGCGCCGTCTCCGACCGGCTATCTCCACATCGGCGGGGCCCGTACCGCCCTCTTCAACTATCTCTACGCGAAGCGCCACGGCGGCGTCTTCATCCTGCGCATCGAGGACACGGACCAGGAGCGCTCGACCCCCGAGTCCGTGAAGGCCATCCTCGATGGCCTCACCTGGCTGGGCATCGACTGGGACGAGGGTCCGGGCAAGGAGGGCTCCGCGGCGCCCTACTTCCAGACGCAGCGCCTGGAGCTCTACAAGAAGTACGTGGACCAGCTCATCGCCGAGGGCAAGGCGTATCGCTGCTACTGCACGCGCGAGGAGATCGACGCGCGCCGCGCCGCCGTCGAGAAGGCCACTGGCAAGCCGGGCACCTACAAGTACGAGGGCACCTGCCGCGACCGCAAGGACATCCCCGAGGGCCGCACCGCCGTGGTGCGCTTCCGGATGCCGGACGGCGAGGGCGAGGTGACGTTCAACGACAAGGTGCTCGGGCCCATCACCAAGGCGTACTCGGACCTGGATGACTGGGTGATGATGCGCGCCGACGGCATCCCCCTCTACAACTACGGCTGCGTCATCGACGACCACACCATGGACATCAACCTGGTGGGTCGCGGGCAGGAGCACGTCAATTCCACCTTCCCGCAGCTGATGCTCTACAAGGCCTTCGGGTGGCAGCCGCCCGAGTTCGCCCACTTCCCGCTCATCCTCGGGCCGGACCGCGAGAAGCTGTCCAAGCGCAAGCACCCCGAGGCGGACGTGATGCTGCACAAGCGCAACGGCGTGCTGCCCGAGGCGCTGCTCAACTACGTCATCCGCCTGGGCTGGAGCCACGGCAACGACGAGGTCATCTCGCGCGAGCAGATGGTGGAGTGGTTCGACTTCGACCACGTGGGCAGCACCTCCGGTGTGTGGAGCCCGGACAAGCTGATGTGGCTCAACCAGCAATGGCTCAAGCTGCTGCCTCCCGCGGTGGTGGCCGAGCGGCTGGTGGACTTCCTCGCGGCGAAGGGCGTGCAACTGGAGTTGGGAGACCCGCGGCTGGAGCGCGTGGTGATGGCCTTCCGCGAGCGCGCCAAGACGCTGCAGGAGATGGCCGACATGGCCCTCAAGTACTTCCAGCACGGCGTGACGCTGGACGAGAAGGCCGCCGCCAAGCACCTCACCGCCGAGTCCAGGCCCCTGCTCACCCAGGTGCGCGAGCAGGTGGCCGCGCTGCCCCAATGGAGCGCCGCCGCGCTGGACGAGGTGGTGAAGAAGGTGAGCGAGCAGGCCTCGGTGGGCATGGGCAAGGTGGCCCAGCCGGTGCGCGTGGCGGTGACGGGCGGCACGGTGAGCCCGGGCATCGGCGAGACGCTCGAGCTGCTGGGACGCGAGGAGACGCTCCACCGTCTGGACGCGGCACTCTCCCGGCCGTAGCGGACATTCAACGGGGCCTACAGGTTGGGGTGGACACCTTCGCCCGTGGGCCCTATTGTTCCAACCCGATGACACGAGCGCTTGACAGCTTGAAGGGCTTTTCCTATAAGGCGCGCCCGTTCGGGGCGGTGGTCGCGGCGCTCTGGATGTCGGTGGCGGCGGCGGAAGTGGTGAGCGGGGCGCAACTCCCCGATGGCGCGCGGAAGGTGGGCGAGAACAGGTATCGGGCGCCAGGGAACTTCGAGAAGACTTTGGAGTACTACAAGGCCGTCTACCCGGCAGGCACCTTCACTCGAAGGTCGATCGTCAATCAGCCTGGCGTGAAGGCGGTCCACATCGTCAACCCATCGGGGAAGAACTTCGAGGGGTTGAACATTTATGAGGCGAACGACGAAGTCCGTATCTACGTCGTTCCGCTGCAGTCAGTACCGGCGCCGGCGAAGTCGACTCCGGCGAAACCGACGAAGAAGTCGGAATCGAAGGGCGGGAAGAAGTCGAGGTAGCCCGGCGGTTCGGAAAAAAGGCAGTTGAAGTGCTGAAGCGGTTGCGGTAGTCACAGAGCAGTTCTTGGGGAATCGTCTAACGGCAGGACAGCAGACTCTGACTCTGCTTATCTAGGTTCGAATCCTAGTTCCCCAGCTCGCTGTACCCGGTCGTAGCAAGCCGGCCCTGTCGTCTAGCGGTTAGGACGGTGCCCTCTCACGGCACAAACTCGGGTTCGAATCCCGGCAGGGTCACTCGTAGCAAAGGCGCCCACCTTCCTGGGAAGGTGGGTGTTCTGTTTCACGGCCCTGTCGTCTAGCGGTTAGGACGGTGCCCTCTCACGGCACAAACTCGGGTTCGAATCCCGGCAGGGTCACTGAGGCGCCCGCTTCTCTCTCCGAGAAGCGGGCGCTTCGCTTTTGCGGGCTGAAGCGCCCTGCCCCACTACCCCTGCTCGAGGCTCTCGCGGAAGACGGCCAGGGCCGAGGCCAGGGCCGCCTGGGCGCGCTGCAGGCTGCGCCGCATGAGGAGCATGCGCACCCGCTCCGGCAGCGACTGCGGCGACGAGGTGCCGAACCCCACCAACTCCAGGCGCAGGGTGATGGCGTCCAGGAGGTCCGCCAGGTCCGCGTGCGGGCCCGCGAGCAGCACCACGTCCGGCGAGGCGGACTGAAGCCGCTCGGCGAGCTCCCACCAGTGCGGCGCCCCCGTCTCCAGCACCACCACGGCCGCCCCCAGCAGCGCCGGCGAATCAGGAGGCAGCGCCACGGCCTCCAGCCCCTCATCCAGCAGGGTCCTCAAGGCCTCGGCGCTCCCCACCACCGCCACCTGCCCGCCAGGAGCCACCTTGCTGGCCTGCTCGTACGCGCGCAGCTGCGTCTCCAACTGCTCGCGCGCCTCGTCCGAGGCCTGTCCACCCGCGTACAGCAGCTCGGCCGCCTCGCGGGCCACGCGCCTCGCCAGCTCGCGTCCCCTCACCCGCTCCGAGCGGCGCTCCAGCGCGGCGCGCACCTTGGCCCGCACCAGCCGCAGGTCCTCGAAGGGCTTGAGGATGTAGTCGCTCGCTCCGGCCGCGAAGGCCGCGATGACGGACTCCG contains:
- a CDS encoding myxosortase-dependent metalloprotease, MXAN_2677/MXAN_2678 family, with translation MRRSLPWLAVSVLALFTPRAEAQTYHRTLVPERPFCLVWPVREYVYRLDAAGYSRTPGDSEIAAIEAAVASWRAVSHTCSDFTFTRGPDIQNPQVGYVKDSEDNYNVFTFREVDCNDVVEPDDPCIEDDTCGNKYACWEHGVGTIGLTTTTFIFRTGYILDADIEFNASREGKGITFTTVDSPPCEGEQTSNCVFTDIQNTATHEFGHVVGLDHVPEVSGSTMEPTANTGETHKRIIDAGSAAGFCDAYPRGLPPTQCGELPNLGRHFQTVSTGPGLGCGAAPGFLFPAAALWGLLALGRRRERAGRRGAAPRAFRD
- a CDS encoding HAD family hydrolase, which gives rise to MAIAFFDLDKTLLAVNSGSLWVRRELARGHITRMQALRASVWLARYHLGFVAMQDALRRAITHLEGMGEQHVRERTVQFYEEVVRSQFRPGALRTLDEHRSAGDRLVLLTSSSGYMSELVARDLGLDAVLCNRFEVDASGLHTGRPLGEVCFGEGKLFYARSYAAQAGVLLSECTFYTDSYSDLPVMEVVGRPVAVHPDRRLRREALRRGWSVVDWGVPGVLIDDAAPPAGC
- the gltX gene encoding glutamate--tRNA ligase, encoding MAPAPRVRFAPSPTGYLHIGGARTALFNYLYAKRHGGVFILRIEDTDQERSTPESVKAILDGLTWLGIDWDEGPGKEGSAAPYFQTQRLELYKKYVDQLIAEGKAYRCYCTREEIDARRAAVEKATGKPGTYKYEGTCRDRKDIPEGRTAVVRFRMPDGEGEVTFNDKVLGPITKAYSDLDDWVMMRADGIPLYNYGCVIDDHTMDINLVGRGQEHVNSTFPQLMLYKAFGWQPPEFAHFPLILGPDREKLSKRKHPEADVMLHKRNGVLPEALLNYVIRLGWSHGNDEVISREQMVEWFDFDHVGSTSGVWSPDKLMWLNQQWLKLLPPAVVAERLVDFLAAKGVQLELGDPRLERVVMAFRERAKTLQEMADMALKYFQHGVTLDEKAAAKHLTAESRPLLTQVREQVAALPQWSAAALDEVVKKVSEQASVGMGKVAQPVRVAVTGGTVSPGIGETLELLGREETLHRLDAALSRP
- a CDS encoding response regulator — translated: MDLPFETDEGGGGEEGRGTLASTVLVVDDEPVVRDVCARLLAREPDLVVSLAEDAEEALVLLRSQRFDVLITDKNLPGLGGVELIAEARALQPALEAVMITGYSSSESVIAAFAAGASDYILKPFEDLRLVRAKVRAALERRSERVRGRELARRVAREAAELLYAGGQASDEAREQLETQLRAYEQASKVAPGGQVAVVGSAEALRTLLDEGLEAVALPPDSPALLGAAVVVLETGAPHWWELAERLQSASPDVVLLAGPHADLADLLDAITLRLELVGFGTSSPQSLPERVRMLLMRRSLQRAQAALASALAVFRESLEQG
- a CDS encoding TonB family protein — protein: MVTGDSQGPSDSGSDPLIGRTLNGRFSILEPIGVGGMGRVYRAQQTPLDRVVALKVLNPNFPTSKDPGFQKRFLREASLSSKLRHPNTVTVIDYGQTDDGIYYIAMEYLEGRTLGQVVAESGPLPWARALNIAQQICRSLREAHNQGIVHRDLKPANIMLLNEADQDLVKVLDFGLVKSISAAEGTPNPEITQSGTFLGSPAYMAPEQARNEADLRSDVYSLGVVLYQMLVGRPPFVSKDHIELIFAHHKELPPAFSSVRPDISIPPEIESLVRKSLEKDPARRHQTMDELLDAMREASMAAGGHSGIFKRPGGQNTTGPHKTPLFAGITGDAQGENNTLAVDISVVVPPDMKDARRRTLLLGGLVGGTIAVALTGGLLLSSGVFSSAAPKTETVAPVAQVAPAEKPAVDQVVRFRLMSQPTGARVIYKGEERGTTPLLLEIPKEKGQDTVTAEFTFALDGYQLETVITGGSGEVVFAQKMQRARGGSSSRSAASRVERASGSAGGSSTISAMGSISAPVMLEPEKPAAPTSAARAVPAGNLAVPVLALAKNAEPTGDGPIPFQEGMSRPVELQGKDIVYTREALAARVEGTMIVKCVITKKGGVENCRVIKGLPHMNEAVVQALQSRTYKPITLRGKPVAVDYTFSIRLVAPRRR
- a CDS encoding myxosortase-dependent metalloprotease, MXAN_2677/MXAN_2678 family, whose product is MILTSLLVSLALGQEGSTPYVRSRVAAGNASAQCLYWTVPTITWHNSSVGNPDTALEAQKQREFEAIRASFQSWQRLFVSCGNLRFSEGPLVDDRKVGYELRGDNNRNLVLFRSTRCSDPDVVPASDACWIDDTCGNDYDCWDSDARTIALTLTTYDEKSGIIYDSDIQLNASGFVFTTVDSPQCIPPATGRDNTCVSTDLQNTMTHEIGHLIGLDHVPDDPRSVMFPRAPSGETSKRTIDEGSHQFVCEVYPKGQPSQSCVTPTLDSSGNTTVLGKQSMGCSSSGAGAAWLPSMAGWALLAWRRRRGGARS